A DNA window from Rhipicephalus sanguineus isolate Rsan-2018 chromosome 8, BIME_Rsan_1.4, whole genome shotgun sequence contains the following coding sequences:
- the LOC119403220 gene encoding uncharacterized protein LOC119403220, producing the protein MNTVRGVISDDDLLNLTEEELLEGWKEQNVTQVQRIKIKRENKEIPTKFLIITFASTVLPESLETGYTKTRIRPYIPNPRRCFKCQRFGHGSQSCRGRLTCAKCGNHEHSSDTCDNPLHCPNCEGEHAAYSRASPTWKKEKDIITLKYKENISFREARRRCSPFYGTFYADAARRGAAPQRPPPQVQLARSEPFVAPAPVVEAVTSAPPTPQESPATLGSLAPTQPPARACATRTEHAGPSRPVTVGAAKAASLSPVPAGAVDEQRSLDPKTVPSTSGLVGSKISSSVARLSRETSRSYERSSGASQEAMDTTPILTAHQAPKERRASLDRSKKDKTRVTGPGKGPAI; encoded by the coding sequence ATGAACACCGTTCGAGGAGTGATCTCCGATGATGACCTTCTAAACCTGACTGAAGAAGAGCTCCTCGAAGGATGGAAGGAGCAGAACGTAACCCAGGTGCAAAGAATTAAGATCAAGCGCGAGAACAAAGAAATTCCGACAAAATTTTTGATCATCACTTTTGCTTCAACTGTCCTGCCAGAGTCCCTTGAAACTGGGTATACAAAAACAAGAATCAGGCCCTACATCCCCAATCCACGTAGGTGTTTTAAGTGCCAACgtttcggccatggttcgcagagttGCAGAGGCCGACTGACCTGTGCCAAATGCGGGAACCACGAACACTCCTCCGACACCTGTGACAATCCGCTCCACTGTCCAAACTGTGAAGGTGAGCACGCGGCATACTCTAGAGCCTCTCctacatggaaaaaggaaaaagatataATCACGCtgaaatacaaagaaaatatCTCGTTCAGGGAAGCACGAAGGCGGTGTTCGCCTTTCTATGGCACattctatgctgatgcggcgcgtcggggGGCAGCGCCGCAGCGGCCTCCGCCACAAGTCCAGCTCGCGCGCAGCGAGCCGTTTGTGGCTCCTGCCCCCGTGGTGGAAGCAGTTACCTCTGCTCCACCCACCCCGCAAGAAAGTCCCGCTACCCTAGGGTCGCTGGCACCAACACAACCACCGGCGAGAGCCTGCGCTACGCGAACCGAACACGCAGGACCGTCACGACCCGTCACGGTGGGCGCAGCCAAGGCAGCCTCACTCTCTCCGGTCCCAGCTGGCGCTGTCGACGAACAGCGCAGCCTGGACCCGAAGACTGTCCCATCTACCTCCGGGCTGGTGGGCTCAAAAATCTCGTCTTCTGTGGCGAGACTTTCACGGGAAACCTCCCGCTCGTACGAGCGCTCGTCCGGCGCCTcgcaggaggcaatggacactacaCCTATCCTAACGGCGCATCAAGCGCCCAAGGAGCGGCGAGcgtccctcgaccgctccaaaaaagataaGACTCGCGTCACAGGGCCAGGAAAGGGCCCTGCAATCTAA